In Pseudomonas sp. ADAK18, a single window of DNA contains:
- a CDS encoding C13 family peptidase: MRPLAPLALVLLLTACGDGESLLPPDARLPYGGRYRGDVVNGLLQGQGRVDYPNGSWYAGQFDKGQWHGQGEWHGSNGEVYKGQFQQGLFDGQGTLTTPGSSYVGGFKQGRRNGEGTLKEGLMTYRGEFKDDQYSGLGRLELPDGSQYQGQFTHGKPNGEGQRNDDSGNQFSGHFVDGQLEGNGTFNSADGDMYVGHFKQNQLNGKGRYENADGDVWIGEFKEGALSGKGELIGVDGSHYVGQFSDWRFTGQGRLNLTDGSFYIGGFDSDSYQGKGTLVLTDGTVQAGIWVNGMRVRNADGKLLPDALEVGILAQGRLLDQALTAVPASTPAVELYTLTLAGDGKQSVFLREADYVSNMLFTRFGAYGQIRLVNHRDHIADRPMATRESLRRAVQTLAERSGPEDLVFIYLTSHGTHEHELVLDQPRMELADLPADELAAVMAPLKNRDKIIVISACYSGGFIPTLKDEHTLIMTASRADRVSFGCSEEADFTYFGDALFAQAFNQTDDLQQAFKLAQMHVTEREMAENFEASEPQIWAPKGVIAHWQLLRKQQARKALESASINSKEAKSN; encoded by the coding sequence ATGCGCCCACTCGCTCCCCTTGCTCTTGTCCTGTTGCTCACCGCTTGCGGCGACGGCGAATCGCTGTTGCCGCCCGATGCGCGACTGCCCTACGGCGGTCGTTATCGGGGCGATGTGGTCAACGGTTTGCTGCAAGGCCAGGGTCGGGTGGACTACCCCAATGGCAGTTGGTACGCCGGGCAGTTCGACAAGGGCCAGTGGCATGGCCAGGGCGAATGGCACGGCAGTAATGGCGAGGTCTATAAAGGCCAGTTCCAGCAAGGCCTGTTCGACGGCCAAGGCACACTGACCACGCCGGGCAGCAGCTATGTTGGCGGTTTCAAGCAAGGGCGACGCAACGGCGAAGGTACTCTCAAAGAGGGCCTGATGACCTATCGCGGCGAGTTCAAGGACGACCAGTATTCCGGCCTCGGTCGCCTCGAACTGCCCGACGGCAGTCAATACCAGGGTCAATTCACCCACGGCAAACCCAATGGCGAAGGCCAGCGCAACGACGACAGTGGCAACCAGTTCAGCGGCCACTTCGTCGACGGCCAACTGGAAGGCAACGGTACCTTCAACAGCGCCGACGGCGACATGTACGTCGGCCATTTCAAACAAAACCAGCTCAACGGCAAAGGTCGCTATGAAAACGCCGACGGTGACGTGTGGATCGGCGAATTTAAAGAAGGCGCGCTGAGCGGCAAGGGCGAATTGATCGGTGTCGACGGCAGCCACTACGTCGGCCAGTTCAGCGATTGGCGCTTCACCGGCCAGGGGCGCCTGAACCTCACCGACGGCAGCTTCTACATTGGTGGCTTTGACAGCGACAGTTATCAAGGCAAAGGCACGTTGGTGCTCACCGATGGCACGGTACAAGCAGGGATCTGGGTCAACGGCATGCGCGTGCGCAACGCTGATGGCAAATTGCTGCCTGACGCCCTGGAGGTCGGGATACTGGCCCAGGGCCGCCTACTCGACCAGGCCCTCACCGCGGTGCCTGCGTCCACTCCAGCGGTTGAGCTGTACACCTTGACGCTGGCCGGCGACGGCAAGCAAAGCGTATTCCTGCGCGAAGCCGACTACGTCAGCAACATGCTCTTCACCCGCTTCGGCGCCTACGGCCAGATCCGCCTGGTCAACCACCGCGACCATATTGCCGACCGCCCCATGGCCACGCGGGAAAGCCTGCGCCGCGCGGTACAAACCCTGGCCGAGCGCAGCGGGCCAGAAGACCTGGTGTTCATCTACCTGACCAGCCACGGCACCCACGAGCACGAGCTGGTGCTGGACCAGCCGCGTATGGAGCTGGCCGACCTGCCAGCCGATGAGTTGGCGGCCGTCATGGCGCCGCTGAAAAACCGCGACAAGATCATCGTCATCTCAGCCTGCTACTCCGGCGGTTTCATCCCCACATTGAAAGATGAACACACCCTGATCATGACGGCCTCCCGGGCCGACCGCGTCTCGTTCGGCTGCTCCGAGGAAGCTGACTTCACGTACTTCGGCGACGCCCTGTTCGCCCAGGCCTTCAACCAGACCGACGATTTGCAGCAAGCCTTCAAGCTGGCGCAAATGCATGTCACCGAACGCGAAATGGCGGAGAACTTCGAAGCCTCTGAGCCGCAAATCTGGGCTCCCAAAGGGGTGATCGCCCATTGGCAGCTACTGCGTAAACAACAAGCACGAAAGGCACTGGAAAGCGCCTCTATAAATAGCAAGGAAGCGAAGAGCAACTAA
- the mrdA gene encoding penicillin-binding protein 2 gives MTQPIRIKDHEKDARLVRGRVVFGAILVVVLLGVLIARLYFLQVIQYDYHSTLSENNRVHVQPIPPTRGLIFDRNGVVVADNRPSFSLSMTRERSGDWQQVLDVIVEVLQLTPEDRAIFEKRMKQGRRPFEPVPILFELTEEQIARIAVNQFRLPGVEVVAQLVRHYPQGAHFAHSVGYMGRINEKELKTLDPVNYSGTHHIGKTGIERFYEPELHGQVGYEEVETNARGRVLRVLKRTDPIPGKDIVLSLDIKLQEAAEMALGGRRGAVVALDPSTGEVLAMVSQPSFDPNLFVTGISFKAYAELRDSIDRPLFNRVLRGLYPPGSTIKPAVAIAGLDSGVITASSRVFDPGYYMLPNYDHKYRNWNRTGDGYVDLDTAIMRSNDTYFYDLAHKLGIDRLSTYMGKFGLGQKVSLDMFEESPGLMPSREWKRATRRQAWFPGETLILGIGQGYMQATPLQLAQATALVASKGKWNRPHLAKTIEGEKPVDENPIPDIVLRDPSDWNKVNHGMQQVMHGARGTARKAAAGSQYRIAGKSGTAQVVAIKQGEKYDRSKVQERHRDHALFVGFAPADNPRITVAVMVENGESGSGVAAPVVRQIMDAWLLDQDGKLKPEYANPSSAEATAREE, from the coding sequence ATGACCCAGCCGATCCGCATCAAGGACCACGAGAAAGACGCACGTCTGGTGCGCGGTCGGGTCGTGTTCGGCGCTATTCTGGTGGTGGTACTGCTGGGGGTGTTGATCGCCCGCCTGTATTTCCTGCAGGTGATCCAGTACGACTATCACTCCACATTGTCGGAAAATAACCGGGTGCACGTGCAGCCGATTCCGCCGACCCGTGGCCTGATTTTCGACCGCAATGGCGTGGTGGTAGCGGATAACCGGCCCAGTTTCAGCCTGAGCATGACCCGCGAGCGTTCCGGCGACTGGCAGCAGGTCCTCGATGTCATTGTCGAAGTGCTGCAGCTGACCCCGGAAGACCGGGCGATCTTCGAAAAGCGTATGAAACAGGGGCGCCGTCCGTTTGAGCCGGTGCCGATCCTGTTTGAGCTGACCGAAGAGCAGATCGCCCGAATTGCGGTGAACCAATTCCGTTTACCGGGTGTTGAAGTGGTTGCGCAGTTGGTGCGTCACTACCCGCAAGGCGCGCACTTTGCCCACTCTGTCGGCTATATGGGGCGGATCAACGAGAAAGAGCTCAAGACCCTCGATCCGGTCAATTACAGCGGCACCCATCATATCGGCAAGACCGGCATCGAGCGCTTCTACGAGCCGGAGCTGCATGGCCAAGTGGGTTACGAAGAAGTTGAAACCAACGCCCGCGGCCGGGTACTGCGGGTGCTCAAGCGCACCGACCCGATTCCCGGCAAGGACATTGTCCTGAGCCTGGATATCAAGTTGCAGGAAGCGGCGGAGATGGCCTTGGGCGGTCGCCGTGGCGCGGTGGTGGCGCTGGATCCGAGCACTGGCGAAGTCCTGGCGATGGTCAGTCAGCCGAGCTTCGACCCGAATCTGTTTGTGACCGGGATCAGCTTCAAGGCTTACGCCGAGCTGCGCGATTCCATTGACCGGCCGCTGTTCAACCGGGTGCTGCGCGGCCTGTATCCACCGGGTTCGACCATCAAGCCTGCGGTGGCAATTGCCGGCCTGGATTCCGGTGTTATCACGGCGTCCAGTCGGGTATTCGACCCCGGTTACTACATGCTGCCCAACTACGATCACAAGTACCGTAACTGGAACCGTACCGGTGACGGTTATGTGGACCTGGACACGGCGATCATGCGGTCCAACGACACCTACTTCTATGACCTGGCCCACAAGTTGGGGATTGATCGTTTGTCGACCTACATGGGCAAGTTCGGCCTCGGTCAGAAAGTGTCCTTGGACATGTTTGAAGAGTCTCCCGGCCTGATGCCTTCCCGTGAATGGAAGCGCGCCACTCGTCGTCAGGCCTGGTTCCCGGGTGAAACCCTGATCCTCGGGATTGGCCAGGGCTATATGCAGGCCACTCCGCTGCAACTGGCCCAGGCGACGGCACTGGTGGCCAGCAAAGGCAAATGGAACCGCCCACACTTGGCGAAGACCATCGAGGGCGAAAAACCGGTCGATGAAAACCCGATTCCGGACATTGTCCTGCGCGATCCGTCCGACTGGAACAAGGTCAACCACGGCATGCAGCAAGTGATGCACGGCGCGCGGGGTACTGCGCGCAAGGCGGCGGCCGGCTCGCAGTACCGGATTGCCGGCAAGAGCGGTACCGCCCAGGTAGTGGCGATCAAGCAGGGTGAGAAGTACGACCGTTCCAAGGTTCAGGAGCGCCATCGTGACCACGCCTTGTTCGTTGGTTTTGCCCCGGCCGACAACCCCAGGATCACCGTGGCGGTGATGGTCGAGAACGGTGAGTCCGGCTCCGGCGTGGCTGCGCCAGTGGTGCGCCAGATCATGGATGCCTGGTTGCTGGACCAGGACGGCAAACTCAAGCCTGAGTACGCCAACCCTTCAAGCGCGGAGGCTACGGCCCGTGAAGAGTAA
- the nadD gene encoding nicotinate-nucleotide adenylyltransferase, translating into MGKRIGLLGGTFDPVHIGHLRSALEVADALALDELRLAPNARPPHRDTPQVSPQQRLEMVRLAVAGIAPLVVDDRELKRDKPSYTVDTLELMRAELAADDQLFLLLGWDAFCGLPTWHRWEELLQHCHILVLQRPDADSEPPDALRNLLAARSVSDPQALTGPSGNIAFVWQTPLAVSATQIRQLLASGKSVRFLVPDAVLAYIDAHGLYRASN; encoded by the coding sequence ATGGGTAAACGCATCGGGCTGCTCGGCGGTACCTTCGACCCCGTGCACATTGGCCATTTGCGCAGTGCGCTGGAAGTCGCGGACGCCCTCGCACTGGATGAGCTACGCCTAGCACCCAATGCCCGGCCGCCTCATCGGGACACACCGCAGGTGTCACCGCAGCAGCGCCTGGAAATGGTGCGCCTCGCTGTGGCCGGCATTGCACCGTTGGTGGTGGACGACCGCGAGCTCAAGCGCGACAAACCGTCCTACACTGTTGACACCCTGGAACTGATGCGCGCCGAACTGGCTGCGGATGACCAGTTGTTTCTACTTTTGGGCTGGGACGCATTTTGCGGCCTGCCCACTTGGCACCGCTGGGAAGAATTGCTCCAGCATTGCCACATCCTGGTGCTGCAACGCCCGGATGCCGACAGCGAACCGCCGGATGCCTTGCGCAACCTGCTGGCAGCGCGCTCGGTAAGTGACCCGCAGGCTCTGACCGGGCCGAGCGGGAATATTGCATTCGTCTGGCAGACGCCGCTTGCGGTGTCTGCCACCCAGATCCGTCAACTGCTGGCCAGCGGGAAGTCGGTACGTTTCCTGGTGCCTGACGCGGTCCTGGCCTACATCGATGCGCACGGGCTTTACCGTGCGTCGAACTGA
- the rsfS gene encoding ribosome silencing factor: protein MTNKDVSKVKRKGTFKSAPLPEKVLSGEPLKGEELVKIAVAALEDVKAQDVLVIDVRDKQSITDYMIIATGTSNRQIGAMLDKVREMVKEKGVKPMGEEGKGDSDWVLLDLDDVIVHMMTSNARQFYDLERLWKGAEQSRAADGKHHSPEGQHEHFTKLNKDQE from the coding sequence ATGACGAACAAAGACGTAAGCAAAGTTAAGCGCAAAGGCACGTTCAAGAGCGCTCCGTTGCCGGAAAAAGTACTCAGCGGCGAGCCCCTCAAAGGCGAAGAGCTGGTCAAGATTGCTGTAGCTGCCCTGGAAGACGTCAAGGCGCAGGACGTGTTGGTCATCGATGTCCGCGATAAGCAGAGCATCACTGACTACATGATCATCGCTACCGGTACGTCCAACCGCCAGATCGGCGCGATGCTGGACAAGGTCCGCGAGATGGTCAAAGAAAAGGGCGTCAAGCCTATGGGTGAAGAAGGCAAGGGCGACAGTGATTGGGTGCTGCTGGACCTGGACGACGTGATCGTTCACATGATGACCTCCAATGCTCGCCAGTTCTATGACCTGGAGCGCCTGTGGAAAGGTGCCGAGCAGAGCCGTGCCGCCGATGGCAAGCACCACAGCCCTGAAGGCCAGCACGAGCACTTCACTAAGCTCAACAAAGACCAGGAATAA
- a CDS encoding CidA/LrgA family protein: MLLRGLTWLVLFQLLGTAINHLFLPVLPGPIVGLLLMLAYLIWNGEVGEPLSLAASSLLRYLPLLLVPPAVGVMVYAKDIAADFWAIVGALVLSLVIAMGFVGVLMQRLIKRQSRREEGQ, encoded by the coding sequence ATGCTGTTACGTGGTCTGACATGGCTGGTGTTGTTTCAATTGCTGGGCACGGCGATCAATCACTTGTTTTTGCCGGTGCTGCCGGGGCCGATCGTCGGCCTGCTGCTGATGCTGGCGTATCTGATATGGAACGGCGAAGTCGGCGAGCCCCTGAGCCTGGCGGCCAGCAGTTTGCTGCGCTATTTGCCGTTGCTGTTGGTGCCGCCGGCCGTGGGCGTGATGGTGTATGCCAAGGACATTGCCGCCGATTTCTGGGCCATCGTCGGTGCGTTGGTGTTGTCTCTGGTGATCGCCATGGGCTTTGTCGGGGTGCTGATGCAGCGGCTGATCAAACGCCAGTCACGTCGGGAGGAGGGCCAATGA
- a CDS encoding LrgB family protein — MTFDWQGAWAAVIHHPLFGIGITLGAYQLVLAGFEKTRWVFLQPVLVSMLLVIGILLGCGLSYAEYRKSTEIMSILLGPATVALAVPLYLNLRRIRQLFWPIFTTLVVGGVLATGLCVLLGWWFGAEHMMLMTMAPKSVTSPIAMLVAEQIGGVAALAAVFVLITGVIGAMIGPAYLSRLGVHSPEARGMALGMTAHAVGTSVALQESEECGAFAALAMSLMGVATAVFLPLAVSLVV; from the coding sequence ATGACCTTCGACTGGCAAGGTGCCTGGGCCGCTGTGATTCATCATCCATTATTCGGCATCGGTATCACCCTGGGTGCCTATCAACTGGTGTTGGCGGGCTTCGAGAAAACCCGCTGGGTCTTCCTGCAGCCGGTGCTGGTGTCGATGCTGCTGGTGATTGGCATCTTGCTCGGTTGCGGCCTGAGCTACGCCGAGTATCGCAAGAGTACCGAGATCATGAGCATTCTGTTGGGGCCGGCGACGGTGGCCCTGGCGGTGCCGCTTTACTTGAATCTGCGACGGATTCGCCAGTTGTTCTGGCCGATTTTTACTACGCTGGTGGTGGGGGGTGTTTTGGCCACTGGTCTCTGTGTGTTGCTGGGTTGGTGGTTTGGCGCCGAGCACATGATGTTGATGACCATGGCGCCCAAGTCGGTGACCTCGCCGATTGCCATGCTGGTGGCTGAACAGATTGGCGGTGTGGCAGCGTTGGCGGCAGTGTTTGTGCTGATCACCGGTGTGATCGGGGCGATGATTGGGCCGGCGTATCTGTCGCGCCTTGGTGTCCACAGCCCTGAGGCGCGGGGCATGGCGCTGGGCATGACGGCCCACGCGGTCGGTACCTCGGTGGCCTTGCAGGAAAGTGAAGAGTGCGGCGCCTTTGCGGCGTTGGCCATGAGTTTGATGGGCGTGGCCACGGCGGTATTTCTGCCGTTGGCCGTGTCGCTGGTTGTTTAA
- a CDS encoding LON peptidase substrate-binding domain-containing protein, producing MSLALFPLNTVLFPGCTLDLQIFEVRYLDMISRCMKKGESFGVVCILDGKEVGQAPDGYALIGCEALIRDFKQQDNGLLGIRVEGGRRFRVWEAGVQRDQLLVAEVQWLEELPEQPLEEEDADLLALLQALAEHPMVASLDMGTHADGQQALGNQLAYLLPFTEADKVDLLQLDDPQQRLDAIQLLLDELQGELFT from the coding sequence ATGAGTCTGGCGCTTTTCCCGCTCAATACCGTGCTGTTCCCCGGGTGCACCCTTGATCTGCAGATATTCGAGGTGCGCTACCTGGACATGATCAGCCGCTGCATGAAAAAGGGCGAAAGCTTTGGTGTGGTGTGCATCCTCGACGGCAAGGAAGTGGGACAGGCCCCGGATGGTTATGCGCTGATTGGCTGTGAAGCGCTGATCCGTGACTTCAAGCAGCAGGACAACGGCTTGCTGGGGATTCGGGTCGAGGGTGGCCGCAGGTTTCGCGTGTGGGAGGCCGGTGTCCAGCGTGACCAGTTGCTGGTAGCCGAAGTGCAATGGCTGGAAGAACTGCCGGAGCAACCGCTGGAGGAGGAGGACGCTGACCTGTTGGCGCTGCTCCAGGCGTTGGCCGAGCACCCGATGGTCGCTTCGCTGGACATGGGCACTCACGCGGATGGCCAGCAAGCGTTGGGTAATCAGCTTGCGTATCTATTGCCCTTCACCGAGGCCGACAAGGTCGACCTGCTGCAACTCGATGACCCGCAGCAACGGCTGGATGCGATTCAGCTGTTGCTGGATGAACTGCAAGGTGAACTGTTCACCTGA
- a CDS encoding glutamate-5-semialdehyde dehydrogenase produces the protein MTESVLDYMTRLGRAARQASRLIARASTAQKNRALLAAADALDASRSELTVANELDLANGRANGLEPALLDRLALTPARIDDMIEGLRQVAKLPDPVGEIRDMRYLPSGIQVGKMRVPLGVIGIIYESRPNVTIDAASLCLKSGNATILRGGSEAINSNRAIAVCIQQGLAVADLPAEVVQVVETTDRAAVGALITMPEFVDVIVPRGGKGLIERVSRDAKVPVIKHLDGVCHVFIDVAADLDKAIRIADNAKTHRYAPCNTMETLLVHVGIADRVLPPLAAIYRDKGVELRGCERTRAILGSDVIEATEQDWYTEYTAPILSIRIVDDLDQAIEHINTYGSKHTDAIVTEHFSDARRFLNEVDSASVMVNASTRFADGFEYGLGAEIGISTDKLHARGPVGLEGLTSEKYVVFGDGHVRT, from the coding sequence ATGACTGAGTCCGTTCTTGACTACATGACCCGCCTGGGTCGCGCTGCCCGTCAGGCCTCGCGGTTGATCGCCCGTGCGAGCACCGCGCAGAAGAACCGTGCCCTGCTGGCTGCCGCCGATGCTCTGGATGCTTCGCGCTCCGAGCTGACGGTTGCCAACGAGCTGGACCTGGCCAACGGTCGGGCCAATGGCCTGGAACCAGCACTACTGGACCGCCTGGCGCTGACGCCGGCCCGCATCGACGACATGATCGAAGGTTTGCGTCAGGTGGCCAAGCTGCCTGACCCCGTCGGTGAAATCCGCGACATGCGCTACCTGCCGTCGGGTATCCAGGTCGGCAAGATGCGCGTGCCGTTGGGCGTGATCGGCATCATCTATGAGTCGCGGCCGAACGTGACCATCGACGCCGCGAGCCTGTGCCTCAAGTCCGGCAACGCCACGATCCTGCGTGGCGGTTCCGAGGCGATCAACTCCAACCGTGCCATCGCTGTCTGCATCCAGCAGGGCTTGGCCGTGGCTGATTTGCCGGCCGAAGTGGTGCAAGTGGTGGAAACCACCGACCGCGCTGCCGTTGGCGCGCTGATCACCATGCCCGAGTTCGTTGACGTGATCGTCCCGCGCGGTGGCAAAGGCCTGATCGAACGGGTCAGTCGTGATGCCAAGGTGCCAGTCATCAAGCACTTGGACGGCGTCTGCCATGTATTCATCGACGTGGCTGCCGACCTCGACAAGGCCATTCGCATTGCCGACAACGCCAAGACTCACCGCTACGCGCCGTGCAACACCATGGAAACCCTGCTGGTGCACGTCGGCATTGCCGATCGCGTGCTGCCGCCGCTGGCTGCCATCTATCGCGACAAGGGCGTCGAGCTGCGTGGCTGCGAGCGTACCCGGGCGATCCTCGGTAGCGATGTGATCGAAGCCACCGAGCAAGACTGGTACACCGAGTACACGGCGCCGATCCTGTCGATCCGCATCGTCGACGACCTGGATCAGGCCATCGAACACATCAACACCTACGGCTCCAAGCACACTGACGCCATCGTCACCGAGCACTTCAGCGATGCCCGGCGTTTCCTCAACGAAGTGGATTCCGCTTCGGTGATGGTCAACGCCTCGACGCGCTTTGCCGACGGCTTTGAATACGGCTTGGGCGCCGAGATCGGCATTTCCACCGACAAGCTCCACGCACGTGGCCCGGTTGGCCTTGAAGGCCTGACCAGCGAGAAGTACGTGGTGTTCGGTGACGGTCATGTGCGCACTTGA
- a CDS encoding bifunctional DedA family/phosphatase PAP2 family protein, producing MGPWLDSITGWLTLNPQWLAVAVFIVAFVECLAIAGLIVPGTVLLFAIAALAGSGALSLGETLLLGFLGGLLGDGVSYYLGRHFHQNIRRLPGLRHHPEWMSGAETYFHKYGIASLLVGRFIGPLRPMLPMVAGMCDMPFPRFAAVSLLAGAGWAVVYLLPGWATGAAFRLPLPEGFWPEAGIVAACLAVFVGLSLNSSLRGHRRATLLIGCLSGALLIALFIGYPYLNHFDQGLMALVQEHRSPVMDQAMVMVTQLGEFKKMFVASAVLTGLLVLLRQWRQAIFVGATLLGAALVNTGTKLFFARMRPEVLSDPLTSYSMPSGHASGSFAFFLALAVLAGRGQPTRLRLTWLLLGAIPAASIALSRVYLGAHWPTDILAGTLLAMTACAFSLTLSQHKSVLPPMAPKVWWLILPACVLVLGIIAFTGTAHALLRYAY from the coding sequence ATGGGCCCATGGCTCGATAGCATTACCGGCTGGCTGACCCTGAACCCGCAATGGCTGGCCGTGGCGGTGTTTATCGTGGCGTTCGTGGAGTGCCTGGCCATCGCCGGCCTGATCGTGCCCGGCACGGTGTTGCTGTTCGCCATCGCCGCGCTGGCTGGCAGCGGCGCGCTGTCGTTGGGGGAAACCTTGTTACTGGGATTCCTCGGCGGACTGCTGGGCGATGGGGTTTCCTACTACCTGGGGCGCCATTTCCACCAGAACATCCGTCGCTTGCCCGGCCTGCGCCATCATCCCGAATGGATGAGCGGTGCCGAGACCTACTTTCATAAATACGGGATCGCCAGCCTGCTGGTGGGACGTTTTATCGGACCGCTGCGGCCGATGCTGCCGATGGTCGCCGGCATGTGCGACATGCCGTTCCCGCGCTTCGCTGCCGTCAGCCTGCTGGCCGGCGCCGGTTGGGCGGTGGTCTATCTGCTACCCGGCTGGGCCACGGGTGCGGCATTCCGCCTGCCATTGCCCGAAGGTTTCTGGCCTGAGGCCGGGATTGTCGCCGCCTGCCTCGCCGTATTCGTAGGCCTGAGCCTCAACAGCAGCCTGCGCGGACATCGACGGGCAACCCTGTTGATCGGCTGCCTCAGCGGGGCGTTGTTGATCGCGCTATTTATCGGCTATCCGTACCTGAACCATTTTGACCAAGGGCTGATGGCCCTGGTCCAGGAACACCGCAGCCCGGTGATGGACCAGGCCATGGTGATGGTCACCCAGCTCGGCGAATTCAAGAAGATGTTCGTGGCGAGTGCCGTGCTGACCGGCCTGCTGGTGCTGTTGCGGCAATGGCGCCAAGCGATTTTCGTCGGAGCCACACTGTTGGGCGCAGCGTTGGTCAACACCGGAACCAAGCTGTTTTTTGCGCGGATGCGCCCGGAGGTGCTGAGCGACCCATTGACCAGCTACAGCATGCCCAGCGGCCACGCCTCCGGTTCATTTGCGTTTTTCCTGGCCCTGGCAGTACTGGCCGGACGTGGTCAACCCACCCGCTTGCGTCTGACCTGGTTATTGCTCGGCGCCATCCCTGCCGCGAGCATTGCCCTGTCCCGGGTGTACCTCGGCGCCCATTGGCCGACAGACATCCTGGCTGGCACCCTGCTGGCGATGACGGCCTGTGCTTTCAGCCTGACCCTGAGCCAGCACAAAAGTGTATTGCCGCCCATGGCACCGAAGGTCTGGTGGCTGATCTTGCCGGCGTGCGTCCTGGTGCTCGGCATCATTGCCTTTACCGGCACCGCCCATGCACTGCTCAGGTACGCCTACTGA
- a CDS encoding DNA-3-methyladenine glycosylase: MSSFSPLIPANALPDGFFDRDAQLLACDLLGKVIRHRVGDLWLSARIIETEAYYVAEKGSHASLGYTEKRKALFLDGGHIYMYYARGGDSLNFSAQGPGNAVLIKSAYPWVDELSGPASLAQMLLNNPDASGRPRPSQKLCAGQTLLCKALGLKVPMWDAKRFDQELLFVEDVGQSPAQIIQTTRLGIPSGRDEHLMYRFVDASYAPYCTRNPLRRGQVEGRDYFLL; this comes from the coding sequence ATGTCCAGCTTTTCGCCCCTGATCCCCGCCAACGCCCTGCCCGACGGCTTTTTCGACCGTGACGCGCAACTGCTTGCCTGTGATTTGCTGGGAAAAGTGATCCGTCACCGTGTGGGCGATTTGTGGCTATCGGCACGAATTATTGAAACCGAAGCCTATTACGTGGCCGAAAAAGGCAGCCATGCCTCACTTGGCTACACGGAAAAGCGTAAGGCTTTGTTTCTGGATGGCGGCCACATCTATATGTACTACGCCCGTGGCGGCGACTCGCTGAACTTCAGTGCCCAAGGGCCAGGCAACGCTGTGTTAATCAAATCGGCCTATCCGTGGGTTGACGAACTGTCCGGGCCGGCCAGTTTGGCGCAGATGCTGCTGAACAACCCGGACGCCAGTGGCCGCCCCCGTCCCTCCCAGAAGCTGTGTGCCGGGCAGACCCTGCTGTGCAAGGCACTGGGCCTGAAAGTACCGATGTGGGACGCCAAGCGCTTCGATCAAGAACTGTTGTTCGTCGAGGACGTAGGCCAATCACCTGCGCAAATCATCCAGACCACCCGCCTGGGCATCCCCAGTGGCCGAGATGAACACCTGATGTACCGATTCGTCGATGCCAGCTACGCGCCCTACTGCACACGGAACCCGCTGCGTCGGGGCCAAGTCGAAGGACGCGACTATTTTTTGCTTTGA
- the rlmH gene encoding 23S rRNA (pseudouridine(1915)-N(3))-methyltransferase RlmH encodes MRLRLIAVGSRMPKWVEEGWHEYAKRLPSELALELVEIPLNTRGKNADVARFIRQEGEAMLAKVGPNERIVTLEVHGKPWSTEQLAVELDRWRLDSRTVNFMVGGPEGLAPEVCARADQRWSLSPLTLPHPLVRILIGEQLYRAWTVLSGHPYHK; translated from the coding sequence GTGCGCCTGCGTCTGATCGCTGTTGGTTCACGCATGCCCAAGTGGGTGGAAGAAGGCTGGCACGAATATGCCAAGCGTCTGCCCTCGGAGCTGGCACTGGAACTGGTGGAAATACCGCTCAATACCCGGGGCAAGAACGCCGATGTGGCGCGCTTTATCCGTCAGGAAGGCGAGGCCATGTTGGCCAAGGTCGGCCCCAACGAGCGGATTGTCACCCTGGAAGTGCATGGCAAACCGTGGAGCACCGAGCAGTTGGCGGTGGAACTGGATCGCTGGCGCCTGGATTCGCGCACAGTGAACTTCATGGTCGGCGGCCCCGAAGGGCTGGCGCCGGAAGTGTGTGCACGGGCCGATCAGCGCTGGTCGCTGTCGCCCCTGACGCTGCCACATCCGCTGGTGCGGATTCTGATCGGTGAACAGCTGTATCGCGCCTGGACAGTTCTGTCCGGGCACCCTTACCACAAATAG
- a CDS encoding MaoC family dehydratase, whose translation MPSVPVAQLKDYVGKELGRSDWLTIDQERINLFAEATGDHQFIHVDPVKAAQTPFGSTIAHGFLSLSLIPKLIEDILVMPEGLKMAVNYGLDTVRFIQPVKVNSKVRLAVTLTDATEKKPGQWLLKATCTLEIEGQEKPAYIAESLSLCFV comes from the coding sequence ATGCCCTCAGTCCCCGTAGCGCAACTCAAAGATTATGTCGGCAAGGAACTGGGACGTTCCGACTGGCTCACCATCGACCAGGAGCGCATCAACCTGTTCGCAGAAGCCACCGGCGATCATCAGTTCATCCATGTCGATCCGGTGAAGGCCGCCCAGACGCCGTTCGGCAGCACCATCGCCCACGGGTTCCTGTCGCTGTCACTGATACCGAAGTTGATAGAAGACATCCTGGTCATGCCCGAGGGCTTGAAGATGGCCGTCAACTACGGCCTGGACACCGTGCGTTTCATCCAGCCGGTCAAGGTCAATTCCAAGGTGCGCCTGGCGGTCACCCTGACCGATGCCACCGAGAAAAAGCCTGGCCAGTGGCTACTTAAAGCGACCTGCACCCTGGAGATCGAAGGTCAGGAAAAACCTGCGTACATTGCCGAGTCGTTGTCACTCTGCTTTGTCTGA